From the Lathyrus oleraceus cultivar Zhongwan6 chromosome 4, CAAS_Psat_ZW6_1.0, whole genome shotgun sequence genome, one window contains:
- the LOC127074128 gene encoding guard cell S-type anion channel SLAC1 has translation MDKKPTNPFQTHFMDIHEEVLSEGDEEGTIKNEEKEEKYLNKTTTKAREPKRNRGRLNRQVSLETGFSVLNRERKGKDERKVLTRSGTSLGGLNPANKIGLEGQKRDFSIFKTKSTLSKQNSLLPRKIEKELESQKINGTSGVDDDSVNASVPAGRYFAALRGPELDEVKDYEDILLPTDEQWPFLLRFPIGCFGICLGLSSQAVLWHNLATSPATRFLHITPNISFLIWVLALAVLVAVSITYILKCIFYFEAVRREYFHPVRINFFFAPWVVCMFLAISVPSKLAPQQTLHPAIWCTFIAPYFLLELKIYGQWLSGGKRRLSKVANPSNHLSVSGNFVGAILASKVGWKEPAKFFWAVGFAHYLVVFVTLYQRLPTSEALPKELHPVYSMFIAAPSAACLAWQSIYGEFDGISRNCYFIALFLYISLVVRIKFFTGFRFSVAWWAYTFPMTTVSVATIKYAEEVPAFISKSLALGLAFMSSTMVSVLFVSTLLHAFYWRTLFPNDLAIAITKRKQGGEKKPLKKAYDIKRWTKKALTKNSENKDNSKNNGYNSSYDNSSVMV, from the exons ATGGACAAGAAACCGACAAATCCTTTCCAAACTCATTTTATGGACATACATGAAGAAGTTTTATCAGAAGGAGATGAAGAAGGGACGATAAAAAACGAGGAAAAGGAAGAGAAGTACTTGAATAAAACAACAACGAAAGCTCGAGAACCGAAGAGAAACCGTGGAAGACTTAACAGACAGGTTTCTCTTGAGACGGGTTTTTCTGTTCTGAACAGAGAAAGAAAAGGTAAAGATGAGAGGAAGGTTCTTACAAGAAGTGGAACCAGCTTAGGAGGTTTGAATCCTGCAAATAAGATTGGTTTGGAAGGACAGAAAAGAGATTTCAGTATCTTTAAGACGAAATCCACTCTCAGTAAACAGAATTCTTTGTTGCCGAGAAAAATCGAGAAGGAATTGGAGTCTCAGAAGATTAATGGCACTTCTGGTGTGGATGATGATTCTGTTAATGCAAGTGTTCCTGCTGGTAGATACTTTGCTGCTCTTAGAGGACCTGAGTTAGATGAAGTCAAG GACTATGAGGACATCCTTCTCCCGACAGATGAGCAGTGGCCGTTTCTCCTTCGGTTTCCTATAGGATGTTTTGGTATCTGTCTCGGCCTAAGCAGTCAAGCGGTTTTATGGCATAATCTGGCAACAAGTCCTGCCACAAGGTTTCTTCATATTACACCAAATATCAGTTTTCTAATATGGGTGTTAGCCTTAGCAGTGTTGGTAGCTGTTTCCATCACCTACATTCTCAAATGCATATTCTACTTTGAAGCAGTCAGAAGAGAGTATTTCCATCCGGTTCGTATCAACTTCTTCTTTGCCCCTTGGGTTGTCTGCATGTTTTTAGCCATCTCTGTACCCTCTAAACTAGCCCCACAACAAACCCTTCACCCTGCCATTTGGTGCACTTTCATAGCACCTTATTTTCTACTTGAACTCAAAATCTATGGCCAGTGGCTTTCTGGAGGCAAAAGGCGTCTATCTAAGGTTGCAAATCCCTCTAACCATCTCTCTGTATCTGGTAACTTTGTTGGAGCAATTTTAGCTTCAAAAGTGGGTTGGAAAGAACCTGCCAAATTCTTTTGGGCGGTTGGTTTTGCACATTACCTTGTGGTGTTTGTTACACTGTATCAGAGATTGCCAACAAGTGAGGCGTTGCCTAAAGAGCTACATCCTGTGTACTCTATGTTTATTGCAGCTCCCTCCGCGGCTTGTCTTGCTTGGCAGAGTATCTATGGAGAGTTTGATGGGATATCCAGAAATTGCTATTTCATCGCCTTGTTTCTCTACATTTCACTTGTTGTCCGGATCAAATTTTTCACTGGTTTTAG GTTTTCAGTGGCGTGGTGGGCTTATACCTTTCCCATGACAACTGTTTCAGTGGCAACCATCAAGTACGCAGAGGAGGTTCCTGCCTTCATTAGTAAGAGTCTTGCTCTTGGACTTGCATTTATGTCATCAACTATGGTCTCTGTTTTGTTTGTGTCCACTCTCCTGCATGCTTTCTATTGGCGCACTTTGTTCCCAAATGATCTTGCTATTGCCATAACAAAGAGGAAGCAAGGCGGAGAGAAGAAACCCTTGAAGAAGGCCTATGACATTAAGCGTTGGACAAAGAAAGCTCTGACCAAGAACTCGGAGAACAAGGATAATAGTAAGAATAATGGCTACAACAGTTCATATGATAACAGTAGTGTCATGGTCTAG